Proteins from a single region of Streptomyces vinaceus:
- a CDS encoding DUF4429 domain-containing protein, whose product MAEIIQKDGTWTFDGDAVRIVPGRDKGVGLLRQTLGEVVVPLHALAGISHEPGRRTGRLRLKLRDGADPLLQVTGGRLPEASDPYRLTVDADRTGVAEYFVDEVRSALLLDQVDPGPADAYLLPGPAVPISVAAGDGTVAFDGDRVALDWNWTTEEAKSSGGPREFRVADLRAVEWSPSKGLENGWIRFTLAGAPAAPAPKYDPHTVELFGFKKDPLMALVAAAVAVRMPHPRGAAAPAESAPALSKAPVPELAASAAEPAAPEDHDALLRRLRELGDLHQGGILTAEEFAAAKQAVLRRF is encoded by the coding sequence ATGGCGGAAATCATCCAGAAGGACGGCACATGGACCTTCGACGGGGACGCGGTGCGGATCGTGCCCGGCCGCGACAAGGGGGTGGGGCTGCTGCGCCAGACGCTGGGCGAGGTGGTCGTCCCGTTGCACGCGCTCGCCGGGATCAGTCACGAACCGGGCCGCAGGACCGGCCGGTTGAGGCTGAAGCTGCGTGACGGCGCGGACCCGCTGCTCCAGGTGACGGGCGGGCGGCTGCCGGAGGCCTCCGATCCGTACCGGCTGACGGTGGACGCGGACCGGACCGGGGTGGCGGAGTACTTCGTGGACGAGGTCCGGAGCGCGCTCCTGCTGGACCAGGTGGACCCCGGGCCGGCGGACGCCTACCTGCTGCCGGGGCCGGCCGTGCCGATCTCGGTGGCCGCCGGGGACGGGACGGTGGCCTTCGACGGGGACCGGGTCGCGCTGGACTGGAACTGGACGACGGAGGAGGCCAAGAGCTCCGGCGGGCCCCGCGAGTTCCGGGTCGCTGACCTGCGGGCGGTGGAGTGGTCCCCCTCGAAGGGCCTGGAGAACGGATGGATCAGGTTCACCCTGGCCGGCGCCCCGGCAGCGCCCGCGCCCAAGTACGACCCGCACACGGTGGAGCTGTTCGGCTTCAAGAAGGACCCGTTGATGGCGCTGGTCGCGGCGGCCGTGGCGGTACGGATGCCCCATCCCCGGGGCGCCGCGGCGCCCGCCGAGTCCGCCCCGGCCCTGTCCAAGGCGCCGGTGCCGGAGCTGGCGGCCTCGGCGGCGGAGCCGGCGGCCCCGGAGGACCACGACGCCCTGCTGCGCCGGCTGCGCGAGCTCGGCGATCTGCACCAGGGCGGCATCCTCACGGCCGAGGAGTTCGCCGCGGCCAAGCAGGCCGTTTTGAGACGTTTCTGA
- a CDS encoding beta-N-acetylhexosaminidase, producing the protein MRVLRRTLGTLLVLGAAVSCASSPAADARPGDGRPAALAPYAQLLPAPASARAEGPGYAVGAGTVIRTGPGGEEVRRVGELLAEQLRGSSGLPLPVVDGAEGDGIRLRLDERAEGTGAEGYRLESAPGGVTLTARTPAGLFHAGQTLRQLLPPAGPGTVPGGEISDAPRFAYRGAMLDIARHHFTSEQVKRYVDQLAQYKVNTLHLHLTDDQGWRIAIDSWPRLAQYGGGSEVGGGPGGYWTKDQYRDLVAYAGERYVDVVPEIDMPGHVNAAQASYAELNCDGKARERYTGTKVGFSSLCVGEERTYAFVDDVLGELAELTPGRYLHIGGDEAHSTPAADYAAFMDRAQQIVGRHGKTVVAWHQLATARPAPGAVLQYWGHDRTAAAEKAAVAAAAKAGHRLILSPADRLYLDMKYDLTTKPGLAWAGLVPVRRAYDWDPATYLAAAGVPESAVLGVEAPLWTETIATRADLEFMAFPRVLGLAELGWSRGPRDWSEYGRRVAAQGPRLDAQDITYYRAPDVPWT; encoded by the coding sequence ATGAGAGTCCTGCGACGCACGCTCGGCACGCTCCTGGTCCTCGGCGCGGCCGTCTCCTGCGCCTCGTCCCCCGCCGCCGACGCCAGACCCGGGGACGGCCGCCCGGCCGCCCTCGCCCCCTACGCTCAGCTCCTGCCGGCGCCCGCCTCCGCCCGGGCCGAAGGTCCCGGGTACGCGGTGGGCGCGGGCACGGTCATCCGTACCGGCCCGGGCGGCGAGGAGGTCCGGCGCGTCGGCGAGCTCCTCGCGGAGCAGCTCAGGGGCTCCAGCGGGCTCCCGCTGCCCGTGGTCGACGGGGCCGAAGGCGACGGGATCCGCCTGCGCCTCGACGAGCGGGCCGAGGGGACCGGCGCCGAGGGGTACCGGCTGGAGTCCGCTCCGGGCGGGGTCACGCTGACCGCCCGGACCCCCGCGGGGCTCTTCCACGCGGGCCAGACGCTGCGCCAGCTGCTGCCGCCGGCCGGTCCGGGCACGGTGCCCGGCGGGGAGATCTCCGACGCCCCCCGCTTCGCCTACCGGGGGGCCATGCTGGACATCGCCCGCCACCACTTCACGTCCGAGCAGGTCAAGCGGTACGTGGACCAGCTCGCCCAGTACAAGGTCAACACGCTGCACCTGCACCTGACCGACGACCAGGGCTGGCGGATCGCGATCGACTCCTGGCCGCGGCTGGCGCAGTACGGCGGCGGCAGCGAGGTCGGCGGCGGCCCGGGCGGGTACTGGACGAAGGACCAGTACCGGGACCTGGTGGCGTACGCGGGCGAGCGGTACGTCGACGTGGTCCCGGAGATCGACATGCCGGGGCACGTGAACGCGGCCCAGGCCTCCTACGCCGAGCTGAACTGCGACGGGAAGGCGCGCGAGCGCTACACCGGGACCAAGGTCGGCTTCAGCTCGCTGTGCGTCGGCGAGGAGCGGACGTACGCGTTCGTGGACGACGTGCTCGGCGAGCTGGCCGAGCTGACGCCGGGCCGCTACCTGCACATCGGCGGGGACGAGGCGCACTCGACGCCGGCGGCGGACTACGCGGCGTTCATGGACCGGGCCCAGCAGATCGTCGGGCGCCACGGCAAGACGGTGGTGGCCTGGCACCAGCTGGCCACGGCCCGCCCGGCGCCGGGGGCGGTCCTCCAGTACTGGGGTCACGACAGGACGGCGGCCGCCGAGAAGGCGGCGGTGGCCGCGGCGGCGAAGGCGGGCCACCGGCTGATCCTCTCGCCCGCGGACCGGCTGTACCTGGACATGAAGTACGACCTGACGACCAAGCCGGGGCTGGCGTGGGCCGGGCTCGTCCCGGTGCGCAGGGCCTACGACTGGGACCCGGCGACGTACCTGGCCGCGGCCGGGGTGCCGGAGTCCGCGGTCCTCGGCGTCGAGGCGCCGCTGTGGACGGAGACGATCGCGACCCGGGCGGACCTGGAGTTCATGGCGTTCCCGCGGGTACTGGGCCTCGCGGAACTCGGCTGGAGCCGGGGTCCGCGCGACTGGAGCGAGTACGGCCGCCGGGTCGCGGCGCAGGGCCCGCGGCTGGACGCCCAGGACATCACGTACTACCGGGCGCCGGACGTCCCCTGGACGTAG
- a CDS encoding IucA/IucC family protein, which yields MSLADAISHLSPELWARANRALVRKALAEFSHERLLTPEPVDGSGSTYTVLSDDGSVEYRFTAARHALDHWAVDEASVTRLRDGAELPLDALDFHIEMREALGLSPEVLPVYLEEISSTLAGSGFKYTKPQVPAAVLAKSSFQDIETGMTEGHPCFVANNGRLGFGVHEYLSYAPETASPVHLVWVAARKDVSTFTAGAGLDHDAFMRAELGEAAVAGFEAKLSALGLDPAQYHFLPVHPWQWWNKTTVTFAAEIANRRLVLLGEGEDAYLAQQSIRTFFNTTTPTKHYVKTAISVLNMGFMRGLSAAYMEATPEINDWLHQLIEGDEVLRSVDFSIIRERAAIGYHHRQYERATDRYSPYRKMLAALWRESPVESLEDGERLATMASLLHVDSEGKSFVGALIEESGLTPSQWLKPYLRAYLLPLLHCFYQYDLAYMPHGENTILVIENGVVKRAIFKDIAEEIVVMDPDAVLPPAVERVRADIPEDMKLLSIFTDVFDCFFRFLGSILAAEGICEEETFWRAVAECGHDYQESMPQLAERFERYDLFAEEFQLSCLNRLQLRNNKQMVDLADPAAALQLVGTLKNPVAPYASRR from the coding sequence ATGAGCCTCGCCGACGCGATCTCGCACCTGTCCCCCGAGCTGTGGGCCCGCGCGAACCGCGCCCTGGTCCGCAAGGCCCTGGCGGAGTTCTCGCACGAGCGCCTGCTGACCCCGGAGCCGGTCGACGGCTCAGGGTCCACGTACACCGTCCTCAGCGACGACGGCTCCGTCGAGTACCGCTTCACCGCGGCCCGCCACGCCCTGGACCACTGGGCGGTAGACGAGGCCTCGGTCACCCGCCTGCGGGACGGCGCCGAGCTCCCGCTGGACGCCCTCGACTTCCACATCGAGATGCGCGAGGCGCTGGGCCTGAGCCCGGAGGTCCTGCCGGTCTACCTGGAGGAGATCTCCTCCACCCTGGCGGGCTCGGGCTTCAAGTACACGAAGCCGCAGGTCCCCGCCGCCGTCCTCGCGAAGTCCTCCTTCCAGGACATCGAGACGGGCATGACCGAGGGCCACCCCTGCTTCGTCGCCAACAACGGCCGGCTCGGCTTCGGCGTGCACGAGTACCTCTCGTACGCCCCTGAGACGGCGAGCCCCGTCCACCTGGTGTGGGTGGCCGCCCGCAAGGACGTCTCCACCTTCACGGCGGGCGCGGGCCTGGACCACGACGCGTTCATGCGCGCCGAGCTCGGCGAAGCCGCCGTCGCGGGGTTCGAGGCCAAGCTGTCGGCCCTGGGCCTGGACCCGGCGCAGTACCACTTCCTGCCGGTCCACCCCTGGCAGTGGTGGAACAAGACCACGGTCACCTTCGCCGCCGAGATCGCCAACCGCCGCCTCGTGCTGCTCGGCGAGGGCGAGGACGCCTACCTGGCCCAGCAGTCGATCCGTACGTTCTTCAACACCACGACGCCGACGAAGCACTACGTGAAGACCGCCATCTCGGTCCTCAACATGGGCTTCATGCGCGGCCTGTCCGCGGCCTACATGGAGGCCACCCCGGAGATCAACGACTGGCTGCACCAGCTGATCGAGGGCGACGAGGTCCTGCGGTCGGTGGACTTCTCGATCATCCGCGAGCGCGCGGCGATCGGCTACCACCACCGCCAGTACGAGCGCGCCACCGACCGCTACTCGCCGTACCGCAAGATGCTGGCCGCCCTGTGGCGCGAGTCCCCGGTGGAATCGCTGGAGGACGGCGAGCGCCTGGCGACCATGGCCTCGCTGCTGCACGTCGACTCCGAGGGCAAGTCCTTCGTCGGCGCGCTGATCGAGGAGTCGGGCCTGACCCCGTCGCAGTGGCTGAAGCCGTACCTGAGGGCCTACCTCCTGCCGCTGCTGCACTGCTTCTACCAGTACGACCTCGCGTACATGCCGCACGGCGAGAACACCATCCTCGTCATCGAGAACGGTGTGGTGAAGCGGGCGATCTTCAAGGACATCGCCGAGGAGATCGTGGTCATGGACCCCGACGCGGTGCTCCCGCCGGCCGTCGAGCGCGTCAGGGCCGACATCCCGGAGGACATGAAGCTCCTGTCGATCTTCACGGACGTCTTCGACTGCTTCTTCCGCTTCCTGGGCTCGATCCTGGCGGCGGAGGGCATCTGCGAGGAGGAGACCTTCTGGCGGGCGGTCGCGGAGTGCGGCCACGACTACCAGGAGTCGATGCCGCAGCTCGCGGAGCGCTTCGAGCGCTACGACCTGTTCGCCGAGGAGTTCCAGCTGTCCTGCCTGAACCGGCTCCAGTTGCGCAACAACAAGCAGATGGTGGACCTCGCCGACCCGGCGGCCGCCCTCCAGCTCGTCGGCACCCTCAAGAACCCCGTCGCGCCTTACGCATCGCGACGGTGA
- a CDS encoding GNAT family N-acetyltransferase: MSTTAETVYTRTDAVLGTFAIRPLDPFADAELLHGWVTHPKASFWMMQDASLPEVEREYMRIAAHEHHDAFIGLHEGRPAFLMERYDPAQLELVGLYEAQPGDVGMHFLVAPSERPLHGFTRAVITTVMAALFADPETERVVVEPDVENTAVHALNEAVGFVPDGPVQKPEKTALLSFCTRAQFEAATGLTGESI, translated from the coding sequence ATGAGCACCACCGCAGAAACCGTCTACACCCGCACCGACGCCGTCCTCGGCACCTTCGCGATCCGCCCGCTGGACCCGTTCGCCGACGCGGAGCTGCTCCACGGCTGGGTCACGCACCCCAAGGCCTCGTTCTGGATGATGCAGGACGCCTCGCTGCCGGAGGTCGAGCGCGAGTACATGCGCATCGCCGCCCACGAGCACCACGACGCCTTCATCGGCCTCCACGAGGGCCGCCCGGCCTTCCTGATGGAGAGGTACGACCCGGCCCAACTGGAGCTGGTGGGCCTGTACGAAGCTCAGCCCGGCGACGTCGGCATGCACTTCCTCGTCGCGCCGAGCGAGCGGCCGCTGCACGGGTTCACCCGCGCCGTGATCACGACGGTGATGGCCGCGCTGTTCGCCGACCCGGAGACCGAGCGCGTGGTCGTCGAGCCGGACGTGGAGAACACGGCGGTGCACGCCCTGAACGAGGCGGTCGGCTTCGTCCCCGACGGCCCGGTGCAGAAGCCGGAGAAGACGGCCCTGCTGAGCTTCTGCACCCGCGCGCAGTTCGAGGCGGCCACCGGCCTGACGGGAGAGTCCATATGA
- a CDS encoding lysine N(6)-hydroxylase/L-ornithine N(5)-oxygenase family protein → MPSTSEPHDFIGIGLGPFNLGLACLTAPIDELDGLFIESKPHFEWHAGMFLDGAHLQTPFMSDLVTLADPTSPFSFLNYLKDKDRLYSFYIRENFYPLRTEYNDYCRWAADRLTNVQYSTSVTEVTYDERAEVYEVHTDRGETHRARRLVLGTGTPPHVPPACAGLGGDFTHNSAYVQNKAELQQKKSITLIGSGQSAAEIYYDLLSEIDVHGYQLNWVTRSPRFFPLEYTKLTLEMTSPEYVDYFHALPEETRYRLETQQKNLFKGIDGELINAIFDLLYQKKVTSPGPVPTTLLTNTSLNSAAYDTTTGTYTLGLRQEEQERDFSLATEGLVLATGYKYTLPEFLNPVRERLVFDGHGRPDAARNYSIDVTGRGVFLQNGTVHNHSITSPDLGMAAYRNAYIVGELLGREYYKVEKSIAFQQFAAPEGSHA, encoded by the coding sequence TTGCCGTCCACCTCTGAGCCCCACGACTTCATCGGCATCGGCCTCGGTCCCTTCAACCTGGGACTCGCCTGCCTGACCGCGCCGATCGACGAGCTCGACGGTCTCTTCATCGAGTCGAAGCCGCACTTCGAGTGGCACGCCGGGATGTTCCTGGACGGCGCGCACCTGCAGACGCCGTTCATGTCGGACCTGGTCACCCTCGCCGACCCGACCTCGCCCTTCTCCTTCCTGAACTACCTGAAGGACAAGGACCGGCTGTACTCCTTCTACATCCGGGAGAACTTCTACCCGCTGCGGACCGAGTACAACGACTACTGCCGCTGGGCCGCAGACCGCCTCACCAACGTGCAGTACTCCACCTCCGTCACCGAGGTCACGTACGACGAGCGGGCCGAGGTGTACGAGGTACACACCGACCGCGGCGAGACCCACCGCGCACGCCGCCTGGTCCTGGGCACCGGCACTCCGCCGCACGTCCCGCCGGCCTGCGCCGGTCTGGGCGGCGACTTCACGCACAACTCCGCGTACGTGCAGAACAAGGCGGAGCTCCAGCAGAAGAAGTCGATCACCCTCATCGGTTCCGGCCAGAGCGCGGCGGAGATCTACTACGACCTCCTCTCCGAGATCGACGTGCACGGCTACCAGCTCAACTGGGTGACCCGCTCCCCGCGGTTCTTCCCGCTGGAGTACACGAAGCTGACGCTGGAGATGACCTCCCCGGAGTACGTGGACTACTTCCACGCGCTCCCCGAGGAGACCCGCTACCGGCTGGAGACCCAGCAGAAGAACCTGTTCAAGGGCATCGACGGCGAGCTCATCAACGCCATCTTCGACCTGCTCTACCAGAAGAAGGTCACCTCGCCGGGCCCCGTCCCGACCACCCTGCTGACCAACACCTCGCTGAACTCGGCGGCGTACGACACCACCACGGGCACCTACACCCTGGGGCTGCGCCAGGAGGAGCAGGAGCGCGACTTCTCCCTCGCCACCGAGGGCCTGGTCCTCGCGACGGGGTACAAGTACACGCTGCCGGAGTTCCTGAACCCGGTGCGCGAGCGCCTCGTCTTCGACGGCCACGGCCGACCGGACGCGGCCCGCAACTACAGCATCGACGTGACCGGCCGCGGGGTCTTCCTGCAGAACGGCACGGTGCACAACCACTCCATCACCTCGCCCGACCTGGGCATGGCCGCGTACCGCAACGCGTACATCGTCGGAGAGCTCCTCGGCCGCGAGTACTACAAGGTCGAGAAGTCCATCGCGTTCCAGCAGTTCGCCGCCCCGGAAGGCAGCCACGCATGA
- a CDS encoding pyridoxal phosphate-dependent decarboxylase family protein has translation MRSHLLNETTADLYRRSVTEGVERVAAKLATTERPHTGISVDELAPVINAIDLDRPLDDPAAVLDELEEVYLRDAVYFHHPRYLGHLNCPVVIPAVLGEAVLSAVNSSLDTWDQSIGGTLIERRLIDWTAGRIGLGPDADGIFTSGGSQSNFHSLLLARDEACRTVMQRSERPLAKSEVLPKLRIFTSEASHFSVKKSAAMLGLGYEAVIAVPVDRNRRMDTSVLALELESCVREGLFPMAVVATAGTTDFGSIDPLPEIARLAAEHSTWMHVDAAYGCGLLVSPTRRHLLDGIEHANSVTVDYHKSFFQPVSSSAMLVRDRDTLKHATYHADYLNPRRMAEERIPNQVDKSIQTTRRFDALKLWMTLRTMGADGLGSLFDEVIDLAAAGWEVIDADPRFEVVVRPQISTLVFRYVPEGEVRADLVDEANLHARKALFASGEAVVAGTKVDGDQYLKFTLLNPQTTTADIAAVLDLLAAHAEQFLGESLAVHL, from the coding sequence ATGCGCTCGCATCTGCTGAATGAGACGACCGCTGACCTGTACCGGCGTTCCGTCACGGAAGGCGTCGAGCGCGTCGCCGCGAAACTCGCGACCACCGAGCGGCCCCACACCGGCATCTCGGTGGACGAACTCGCCCCGGTCATCAACGCGATCGACCTCGACCGGCCCCTCGACGACCCGGCCGCCGTCCTCGACGAGCTGGAGGAGGTCTACCTGCGCGACGCGGTGTACTTCCACCACCCGCGCTACCTGGGCCACCTCAACTGCCCGGTCGTCATCCCCGCCGTCCTCGGCGAGGCCGTCCTGTCGGCCGTCAACTCCTCCCTGGACACCTGGGACCAGTCCATCGGCGGCACGCTCATCGAGCGCCGCCTGATCGACTGGACCGCCGGGCGCATCGGCCTCGGCCCGGACGCGGACGGCATCTTCACCTCCGGCGGCAGCCAGTCCAACTTCCACTCCCTGCTCCTGGCCCGCGACGAGGCCTGCCGCACGGTCATGCAGCGCAGCGAGCGCCCCCTCGCCAAGTCCGAAGTCCTGCCGAAGCTGCGCATCTTCACCTCCGAGGCCAGCCACTTCAGCGTCAAGAAGTCGGCCGCCATGCTCGGGCTCGGCTACGAGGCCGTCATCGCCGTCCCGGTCGACCGCAACCGCCGCATGGACACCTCCGTGCTCGCCCTGGAGCTGGAGAGCTGCGTCCGCGAGGGCCTGTTCCCCATGGCCGTCGTCGCCACCGCCGGCACCACCGACTTCGGGTCCATCGACCCGCTCCCCGAGATCGCCCGCCTGGCCGCCGAGCACTCCACGTGGATGCACGTGGACGCCGCGTACGGCTGCGGACTGCTGGTCTCCCCCACCCGCCGGCACCTGCTCGACGGCATCGAGCACGCGAACTCCGTCACCGTCGACTACCACAAGTCGTTCTTCCAGCCGGTCAGTTCCAGCGCCATGCTGGTGCGCGACCGCGACACCCTCAAGCACGCGACGTACCACGCCGACTACCTCAACCCCCGCCGGATGGCGGAGGAGCGGATCCCCAACCAGGTCGACAAGTCCATCCAGACCACGCGCCGCTTCGACGCGCTCAAGCTCTGGATGACCCTGCGCACCATGGGCGCCGACGGCCTCGGATCGCTCTTCGACGAGGTCATCGACCTGGCCGCCGCGGGCTGGGAGGTCATCGACGCCGACCCGCGCTTCGAGGTGGTCGTCCGCCCGCAGATCTCCACCCTGGTCTTCCGCTACGTGCCCGAGGGCGAGGTCCGTGCGGACCTCGTCGACGAGGCCAACCTGCACGCCCGCAAGGCTCTGTTCGCCTCCGGTGAGGCCGTCGTCGCCGGCACCAAGGTGGACGGGGACCAGTACCTGAAGTTCACCCTCCTCAACCCGCAGACCACGACGGCCGACATCGCGGCCGTCCTCGACCTCCTCGCCGCACACGCCGAGCAGTTCCTGGGAGAATCCCTTGCCGTCCACCTCTGA
- a CDS encoding siderophore-interacting protein: MTATASASASAATASEAVPAAAHFRFFALEVLRTRRLGHSFLRVTFGGESLAGFRSGGYDQSLSLFLPPAHEEHTVLPSTDEDTWFGAWRAMPDADRPVMRSYTVREQRRTAEGADEVDIDFVLHGDSSPASYWAGRAVTGRRIMAIGPAVAENKSVRFQPPAATDALLMYADETALPAAAAILERLGSDVRVSAWFEVPHADDRLDLPTSADAEIHWIVREGGAGKERTERVVETLRAAQLPDAEAPYVWLAGEAGTVRAVRRHVVQERSIDRRAVRFTGYWRLGASEEELLAEAYSGQAASEDPTSAL, encoded by the coding sequence ATGACCGCCACCGCATCCGCATCCGCATCCGCAGCGACGGCCTCCGAAGCCGTCCCGGCCGCCGCCCACTTCCGGTTCTTCGCGCTCGAAGTGCTGCGCACCCGCCGGCTCGGGCACTCGTTCCTGCGGGTCACGTTCGGCGGGGAGTCCCTCGCGGGCTTCCGCTCGGGCGGCTACGACCAGAGCCTCTCGCTCTTCCTGCCGCCCGCGCACGAGGAGCACACCGTGCTCCCGTCCACCGATGAGGACACCTGGTTCGGTGCCTGGCGCGCGATGCCCGACGCCGACCGGCCGGTGATGCGCTCCTACACCGTCCGCGAACAGCGACGTACGGCCGAGGGTGCGGACGAGGTCGACATCGACTTCGTCCTGCACGGGGACTCCTCCCCCGCCTCGTACTGGGCCGGACGGGCCGTCACCGGCCGCCGCATCATGGCGATCGGCCCGGCCGTCGCGGAGAACAAGTCCGTACGGTTCCAGCCACCGGCCGCCACCGACGCGCTGCTGATGTACGCGGACGAGACGGCGCTCCCGGCCGCCGCCGCGATCCTGGAACGCCTCGGCTCCGACGTGCGGGTCTCGGCCTGGTTCGAGGTCCCGCACGCCGACGACCGGCTCGACCTGCCGACCTCCGCCGACGCCGAGATCCACTGGATCGTGCGGGAGGGCGGCGCGGGCAAGGAGCGTACCGAGCGCGTGGTGGAAACGCTCCGAGCTGCGCAACTCCCTGACGCCGAAGCTCCGTACGTCTGGCTCGCGGGCGAGGCGGGCACCGTTCGGGCGGTCCGCAGGCATGTGGTGCAGGAACGTTCCATCGACCGGCGCGCGGTGCGTTTCACCGGCTATTGGCGCCTCGGTGCGAGCGAGGAGGAACTCCTCGCCGAGGCGTACTCGGGACAGGCGGCCAGCGAGGACCCCACCTCCGCGCTGTAG
- a CDS encoding ABC transporter substrate-binding protein: MPKSRTSYLSRRGLIAAGGALGLVAALTACGGSDSAKGEAGDKDKGAAASGPWTFKDDLGKDVSLKAKPKNIVAFTGTAAALYDYGIQVKGVFGPTKTADGKPDVQAGSMDISKVEVLGNVYDEFNVEKYASLQPELLVTNTWDGTYWYVPEASKDKILKLAPAAAIGVGGDVSMDKALERTADLAKSLGADMNAKSAADGKARFDAAAAKVREAVKANPGIKVLVGSGSADLFYASSPDTSADLKYFKSLGVEFITPDKLGEGNFFESLSWENAGKYKADLVLLDNRTGTLQPEELKAKPTWAEMPAVKAGQVAPRVTEPIYSYDKCAKILEDLAKAIQGAKKVS, from the coding sequence ATGCCCAAGTCCCGTACCTCCTACCTCTCCCGCCGCGGTCTCATCGCCGCCGGCGGCGCTCTCGGCCTCGTCGCGGCGCTCACCGCATGCGGCGGCTCCGACTCGGCGAAGGGCGAGGCGGGCGACAAGGACAAGGGCGCCGCCGCCTCGGGCCCCTGGACCTTCAAGGACGACCTCGGCAAGGACGTCAGTCTCAAGGCGAAGCCGAAGAACATCGTCGCGTTCACCGGCACCGCCGCCGCGCTGTACGACTACGGCATCCAGGTCAAGGGCGTCTTCGGCCCGACCAAGACCGCCGACGGCAAGCCCGACGTCCAGGCCGGCTCGATGGACATCTCCAAGGTCGAGGTCCTCGGCAACGTCTACGACGAGTTCAACGTCGAGAAGTACGCCTCCCTCCAGCCCGAGCTGCTCGTCACCAACACCTGGGACGGCACCTACTGGTACGTGCCCGAGGCCTCCAAGGACAAGATCCTGAAGCTGGCCCCGGCCGCCGCCATCGGCGTCGGCGGCGACGTCTCCATGGACAAGGCCCTGGAGCGCACCGCGGACCTCGCCAAGTCCCTCGGCGCCGACATGAACGCCAAGTCCGCCGCCGACGGCAAGGCCCGCTTCGACGCCGCCGCCGCCAAGGTCCGCGAGGCCGTCAAGGCCAACCCGGGCATCAAGGTCCTCGTCGGCTCCGGCTCCGCCGACCTCTTCTACGCCTCCTCCCCCGACACCTCGGCCGACCTGAAGTACTTCAAGTCCCTGGGCGTCGAGTTCATCACCCCGGACAAGCTGGGCGAGGGCAACTTCTTCGAGAGCCTGAGCTGGGAGAACGCCGGCAAGTACAAGGCCGACCTGGTCCTCCTCGACAACCGCACCGGCACCCTCCAGCCGGAGGAGCTGAAGGCCAAGCCGACCTGGGCCGAGATGCCCGCCGTCAAGGCCGGCCAGGTCGCCCCGCGCGTGACCGAGCCGATCTACTCGTACGACAAGTGCGCCAAGATCCTGGAAGACCTGGCCAAGGCCATCCAGGGCGCCAAGAAGGTCAGCTGA